The Listeria welshimeri serovar 6b str. SLCC5334 genome has a window encoding:
- a CDS encoding argininosuccinate synthase gives MTKEKIVLAYSGGLDTSVAIQWLVESGYEVIACCLDVGEGKNLDFIKEKAITVGASESYTIDAKEEFAEDFALIALQAHAYYEGKYPLISALSRPLIAKKLVEVARQEGASAIAHGCTGKGNDQVRFEVAIHALAPDLKVISPVRDWKWSREEEINYAKEHNIPVPIDLDNPFSIDQNLWGRSNECGVLENPWTTPPEAAYDLTVSLEDAPDTADIVEITFDAGIPISLNGENMSLANLILTLNEIAGKHGVGRIDHIENRLVGIKSREVYECPAAVTLIKAHKELEDLTFVREVAHFKPIIEQKISETIYNGLWFSPLTEALVAFLKSTQKFVNGTIRVKLFKGHAIVEGRKSPNSLYDENLATYTSSDTFDQDAAVGFIKLWGLPTKVSAEVNSKVTITTEV, from the coding sequence ATGACAAAAGAAAAAATCGTATTAGCATACTCTGGTGGGTTAGATACTTCTGTTGCAATCCAGTGGTTAGTAGAATCAGGATATGAAGTTATCGCTTGTTGTTTAGATGTTGGAGAAGGAAAAAATTTGGATTTTATTAAAGAAAAAGCCATCACGGTTGGGGCAAGTGAATCCTATACAATCGATGCCAAAGAAGAATTTGCCGAAGACTTTGCTTTAATCGCTTTGCAAGCTCATGCTTATTATGAAGGAAAATATCCACTTATTTCTGCTTTAAGTCGTCCTTTAATCGCCAAAAAATTAGTGGAAGTTGCTCGTCAAGAAGGCGCTTCTGCCATTGCTCATGGTTGTACTGGTAAAGGCAATGACCAGGTTCGTTTTGAAGTAGCGATTCATGCGCTTGCACCTGATTTAAAAGTCATCTCTCCTGTTCGTGATTGGAAATGGTCCAGAGAAGAAGAAATCAATTACGCCAAAGAACATAACATCCCTGTTCCAATTGATTTAGATAATCCATTCTCGATTGACCAAAATCTTTGGGGCAGAAGTAATGAATGTGGTGTTCTTGAAAACCCATGGACAACACCGCCAGAAGCTGCTTATGATTTAACAGTTAGCTTAGAAGATGCACCAGATACTGCAGATATTGTTGAAATTACTTTTGATGCTGGTATTCCTATTTCTCTTAATGGAGAAAATATGAGTCTAGCTAATTTAATTCTTACATTAAATGAAATTGCTGGAAAACATGGCGTTGGTAGAATCGACCATATCGAAAATCGTTTAGTTGGTATTAAATCACGTGAAGTATATGAATGTCCGGCTGCAGTCACCTTAATCAAGGCTCATAAAGAACTAGAAGATTTAACTTTCGTTCGCGAAGTCGCTCATTTCAAACCAATCATCGAACAAAAAATCAGTGAAACAATTTATAATGGCTTATGGTTCTCACCTTTAACGGAAGCTTTGGTTGCTTTCTTGAAATCTACACAAAAATTTGTTAATGGAACGATTCGGGTCAAACTATTTAAAGGCCATGCCATTGTTGAAGGAAGAAAATCGCCTAATTCGCTTTATGATGAAAACTTAGCGACTTATACATCCTCGGATACATTCGATCAAGATGCAGCAGTTGGTTTCATCAAGCTTTGGGGTTTACCAACTAAAGTAAGCGCAGAAGTCAATTCAAAAGTTACAATAACAACCGAGGTGTAA
- the argH gene encoding argininosuccinate lyase, whose protein sequence is MEKLWGGRFQGKSEAWIDDFGASISFDQKMAKEDLTGSLAHVAMLGKCGIISDAEAAEITAGLKIMQEKLALGELEFSTANEDIHLNIETLLYTEIGPIAGKLHTARSRNDQVATDMHLYLKQAVADIIHSLKHLREVLVQKAGFHVETIMPGYTHLQHAQPISFAHHLLAYFGMFTRDLERLEESVKRIDISPLGSAALAGTTFPIDRAYSAELLGFSAIYENSLDGVSDRDFIIEFLSNSSILMMHLSRFCEELILWTSHEFQFVELTDAFSTGSSIMPQKKNPDMAELIRGKTGRVYGNLFGMLTVLKGLPLAYNKDLQEDKEGMFDTVETVQTSLDIFAGMIETMKVNEEIMEESTQKDFSNATELADYLAKKGVPFREAHEIVGKLVLECTQNGIYLQDVPFSRYQEINPLIEKDIYDVLSSKTAVQKRNSYGGTGFDQIKVALANAKKSL, encoded by the coding sequence ATGGAAAAATTATGGGGTGGCCGTTTTCAAGGAAAAAGTGAAGCGTGGATTGATGACTTTGGCGCTTCAATTTCTTTCGATCAAAAAATGGCAAAAGAAGATTTGACGGGAAGTTTGGCGCATGTCGCAATGCTTGGCAAATGTGGTATTATTTCTGATGCTGAGGCAGCTGAAATTACGGCTGGTTTAAAAATTATGCAAGAAAAATTAGCGCTTGGTGAACTTGAATTCAGTACCGCAAACGAAGATATTCATTTAAATATTGAAACATTGTTATACACGGAAATTGGTCCTATCGCTGGGAAACTTCATACAGCACGTAGTCGAAATGACCAAGTTGCGACAGATATGCATTTATATTTAAAACAAGCCGTTGCAGATATTATCCACTCGTTAAAACATTTACGGGAGGTACTTGTGCAAAAAGCCGGATTCCATGTTGAAACAATTATGCCAGGCTATACACACTTACAACACGCCCAACCTATATCTTTTGCTCATCATTTGCTTGCTTATTTTGGGATGTTTACAAGAGATTTAGAGCGTTTAGAAGAGAGTGTCAAGCGGATTGATATTTCCCCTCTCGGTTCTGCCGCGCTAGCTGGGACGACTTTTCCAATTGACCGGGCTTATAGTGCAGAACTACTTGGCTTTTCTGCTATTTATGAAAATAGTTTGGATGGCGTGAGTGATCGTGATTTTATTATTGAATTTCTTAGTAATAGTTCAATTTTAATGATGCATTTATCGCGTTTTTGTGAAGAACTGATACTTTGGACAAGTCATGAATTTCAATTTGTTGAGTTAACGGATGCTTTTTCAACGGGTAGTTCGATTATGCCGCAAAAGAAAAATCCAGATATGGCTGAATTAATCCGCGGGAAAACAGGCCGAGTGTATGGAAATCTTTTCGGTATGTTAACGGTTTTGAAAGGGTTACCGCTAGCTTATAATAAAGACTTGCAAGAAGATAAAGAAGGTATGTTTGATACGGTTGAGACGGTTCAAACAAGCTTAGATATATTTGCGGGAATGATTGAAACGATGAAGGTCAATGAGGAAATTATGGAAGAATCTACTCAAAAAGATTTTTCGAATGCTACAGAATTAGCGGATTATTTAGCGAAAAAAGGGGTTCCTTTTAGAGAAGCGCATGAAATTGTTGGTAAATTAGTACTTGAATGTACGCAAAATGGAATTTATTTGCAAGATGTTCCTTTTAGTCGTTATCAAGAAATAAATCCGCTTATTGAAAAGGATATTTACGATGTTCTTTCTTCTAAAACAGCTGTTCAGAAGAGAAATTCATATGGTGGAACAGGTTTTGACCAAATTAAAGTGGCACTCGCTAATGCGAAAAAATCATTATAA
- the betL gene encoding BCCT family glycine betaine transporter BetL: MKKLTTVFWGSGLLVLLAVLFGAFLPKQFENFTTNIQQFLTSNFGWYYLFVVAIIIIFCLFLVLSPIGSIRLGKPGEKPGYSNKSWFAMLFSAGMGIGLVFWGAAEPLSHYAVQAPGGEVGTQAAMKDALRYSFFHWGISAWSIYAIVALALAYFKFRKNAPGLISATLYPILGKYSKGPLGQLIDIIAVFATVIGVATTLGLGAQQINGGLTYLFGVPNNFGIQFTIIVIVTILFMLSAMSGLDKGIQLLSNVNIYVAGVLLVLTLILGPTLFIMNNFTNSFGDYLQNIIQMSFQTAPDAPDARKWIDSWTIFYWAWWLSWSPFVGIFIARISRGRTIRQFLLGVIVLPALVSVFWFAVFGGSAIFVEQHGNSGLSKLATEQVLFGVFNEFPAGMVLSIVAMILIAVFFITSADSATFVLGMQTTGGSLNPPNSVKVTWGLLQAGIASVLLYAGGLTALQNASIIAAFPFSIVIILMIVSLFISLTREREKLGLFVRPKKSQRSQL, translated from the coding sequence TTGAAAAAATTAACAACTGTTTTTTGGGGTTCGGGACTATTAGTTCTGCTAGCTGTTTTATTTGGTGCTTTTTTACCAAAACAATTTGAGAATTTCACAACAAACATTCAACAATTTCTAACAAGTAATTTTGGTTGGTACTATTTATTTGTGGTTGCGATTATTATTATCTTTTGTTTATTCTTAGTTTTAAGCCCAATTGGTTCGATTCGTCTTGGAAAGCCCGGGGAAAAACCAGGTTATAGTAATAAATCATGGTTCGCGATGTTATTCAGCGCAGGAATGGGAATCGGACTTGTTTTCTGGGGTGCTGCCGAGCCATTATCTCACTATGCTGTTCAAGCGCCTGGTGGTGAAGTTGGTACGCAAGCTGCTATGAAAGATGCGCTTCGTTATTCATTCTTCCATTGGGGGATATCTGCTTGGTCCATTTATGCGATTGTGGCTTTAGCCTTAGCTTACTTTAAATTCAGGAAAAATGCGCCTGGTTTAATAAGCGCTACGCTATATCCAATTTTAGGAAAATATTCAAAGGGTCCTCTTGGTCAGTTGATTGATATTATTGCTGTTTTTGCAACGGTTATTGGAGTTGCTACAACTCTTGGCCTTGGTGCTCAACAGATTAATGGTGGGCTAACTTACTTATTCGGCGTTCCAAATAACTTTGGGATTCAATTTACTATAATTGTTATTGTTACTATTTTATTCATGCTATCCGCAATGTCAGGACTTGATAAAGGGATTCAGCTTTTAAGTAATGTAAATATATATGTTGCTGGTGTTTTACTGGTTCTTACACTTATTCTTGGACCGACTCTCTTCATTATGAATAATTTTACGAATTCCTTTGGGGATTACTTGCAAAATATTATACAGATGAGTTTCCAAACAGCACCTGATGCTCCTGATGCTAGAAAATGGATTGATTCCTGGACTATTTTTTACTGGGCTTGGTGGCTTTCTTGGTCGCCATTTGTTGGGATATTTATTGCACGTATTTCCCGCGGCAGAACAATCCGGCAGTTTTTACTAGGAGTTATCGTTTTACCTGCTCTAGTAAGTGTGTTTTGGTTTGCGGTATTTGGCGGCTCTGCAATTTTTGTGGAACAACATGGGAATTCAGGACTTTCAAAACTAGCAACTGAACAAGTATTATTTGGGGTCTTTAATGAATTTCCGGCTGGAATGGTTTTATCGATTGTTGCAATGATTTTAATTGCCGTATTCTTTATCACTTCTGCGGATTCTGCGACATTTGTGCTTGGTATGCAAACGACAGGCGGTTCTTTAAACCCACCAAATTCGGTCAAAGTCACTTGGGGACTTTTGCAAGCTGGAATTGCGAGTGTTTTACTTTATGCTGGTGGACTTACAGCTCTACAAAACGCTTCGATTATTGCGGCTTTCCCATTTTCAATTGTTATTATTTTAATGATTGTTTCCTTATTTATTTCACTGACGAGAGAACGAGAAAAATTAGGATTATTTGTACGACCGAAAAAATCACAACGTTCACAACTATAA
- a CDS encoding class II aldolase/adducin family protein, with translation MLYQKEREDLAKIVKTMFDRFETNAAGGNVSVRMNSEHIIMTPTLMSQAKLCDLSPYEILVVDNNNEVVEGDGRITREINLHRACYVENPNIGCVLHAHPKESMLFATLGMELPNLTEATQKLGRIPTLNFAPATSPELAEIVRKHVIELGEKAVPSASLLNKHGIVVLETTVHKAYDMLERIEYNAYIAEKAMVFDALGIKKLAHDRELNYNLEE, from the coding sequence ATGTTATACCAAAAAGAACGTGAAGATTTAGCGAAAATAGTGAAGACGATGTTTGATCGCTTTGAAACGAATGCGGCGGGAGGTAATGTAAGTGTCCGCATGAATAGCGAACATATTATAATGACGCCTACACTTATGAGTCAAGCAAAACTATGTGATCTTTCCCCCTATGAAATTTTGGTAGTAGATAATAATAATGAAGTTGTGGAAGGGGACGGAAGAATTACGCGAGAAATTAATTTGCACCGTGCTTGCTATGTAGAGAACCCGAATATTGGTTGTGTCCTGCACGCACATCCAAAAGAATCCATGTTATTTGCAACACTTGGGATGGAATTGCCTAATTTAACCGAAGCAACCCAAAAATTGGGACGCATTCCAACGCTCAATTTTGCTCCAGCGACTAGCCCTGAGCTTGCTGAAATCGTTCGTAAACATGTTATTGAATTAGGTGAAAAAGCAGTGCCAAGTGCAAGCTTATTAAATAAACATGGGATTGTCGTTTTAGAAACAACCGTGCATAAAGCATACGATATGCTAGAGCGTATCGAATACAATGCGTATATTGCAGAAAAAGCGATGGTATTTGATGCTTTAGGTATTAAAAAATTAGCTCATGACCGTGAATTAAACTATAATTTGGAGGAGTAA
- a CDS encoding 1-phosphofructokinase — MIYTITLNPAIDRLLFIHGELEKRKTNRVTKTAFDCGGKGLHVSGVLSKFGIKNEALGIAGSDNLDQLYAILKEKHINHDFLVEAGTSTRECFVVLSDDTFGSTMIPEAGFTVSQTNKDNLLKQVAKKVKKEDMVVIAGSPPPHYTLSDFKELLRTVKATGAFLGCDNSGDYLNLAVKMGVDFIKPNEDEVIAILDEKKASLEENIRKLAENIPYLVVSLGAKGSICAHNGKLYQVIPPKVHERNDTGAGDVFVGAFMAGLAMNMPITETLKVATGCSASKVMQQDSSSFDLEAAGKLKNQVSIIQLEER; from the coding sequence ATGATTTACACGATAACTTTAAATCCAGCTATTGACCGATTACTTTTCATTCATGGAGAGTTAGAGAAAAGAAAGACGAATCGAGTGACAAAAACAGCATTTGATTGCGGAGGAAAGGGGCTTCATGTTTCAGGAGTGTTATCCAAGTTTGGAATTAAAAATGAAGCACTTGGAATTGCGGGATCAGACAATCTGGACCAACTATATGCCATTCTAAAAGAAAAACATATCAACCATGATTTCCTTGTAGAAGCTGGAACTTCCACAAGAGAATGCTTCGTCGTCTTAAGTGATGACACATTTGGCAGCACCATGATACCTGAAGCTGGTTTTACCGTAAGTCAGACCAACAAAGATAATCTTTTAAAACAAGTCGCTAAAAAAGTCAAAAAAGAGGATATGGTGGTGATTGCTGGATCTCCGCCTCCTCATTATACATTATCTGATTTTAAAGAACTACTAAGAACTGTAAAGGCAACAGGCGCGTTTCTTGGATGCGATAATTCTGGTGATTATTTAAACTTAGCCGTTAAAATGGGCGTCGATTTCATTAAACCGAATGAGGACGAAGTAATTGCCATTTTAGACGAAAAGAAGGCTTCACTGGAAGAAAATATCCGGAAATTAGCAGAAAACATTCCTTATCTAGTCGTTTCACTTGGAGCAAAAGGATCCATTTGCGCCCATAATGGCAAATTATATCAAGTTATTCCACCAAAAGTACATGAACGAAATGATACAGGAGCTGGCGATGTGTTTGTAGGCGCCTTTATGGCAGGGCTCGCAATGAATATGCCAATTACTGAAACTTTAAAAGTCGCAACAGGATGTTCAGCCAGCAAAGTGATGCAACAAGACAGTTCAAGTTTTGATTTAGAAGCTGCTGGAAAACTCAAGAATCAAGTAAGTATTATACAATTGGAGGAGAGATAA
- a CDS encoding PTS galactitol transporter subunit IIC encodes MESLQSVIQFILNLGAAVFVPALMIIIGLIVRMKVRDAVSAGIILGVAFLGMNIVIGFMIEALTPAAQGLAERTGIDLSILDGGWTSMATLAWAWPFAFLMFPLQLGINAIMLIINKTKTLNVDLWNVWGKILTAVLIIGVTQNVYLAFIVAGIQIVTELILCDANQRQIQELNGIPGVTVSHGMMIFCIFLMPIDWLLKKIPALRKDMDANALKDKIGIFAENHVMGFIIGGLLGIAAGYDVAKTLMLAMQAAAALTLFPMVAKLFMQALSPLSDGISEFMKRKFKNRELFIGLDWPILAGCSEVWVAIVLMVPVTLIFALILPGNGVLPFAGILNISLCAPALIVTGGNLIRMIILGTITTPIFLYVSTFFAGTITDLAHSTGAISLKAGQQITWSTLEYPVFRYIFAEASQFTILGFIFVAIWVLLLVFYVKMMKKRTIELEKASS; translated from the coding sequence ATGGAGTCATTACAATCAGTTATACAGTTTATTTTGAACCTTGGAGCTGCCGTTTTTGTTCCAGCTTTAATGATTATTATTGGGCTAATTGTAAGAATGAAAGTGAGAGATGCAGTAAGTGCGGGAATTATTTTAGGGGTAGCTTTCCTTGGAATGAATATTGTTATCGGCTTTATGATTGAAGCTTTAACGCCAGCCGCACAAGGCCTGGCAGAAAGAACCGGGATTGATTTAAGTATCTTAGATGGAGGATGGACCTCAATGGCAACACTTGCTTGGGCGTGGCCATTTGCCTTTCTGATGTTCCCATTACAACTTGGTATTAATGCGATTATGCTCATCATTAATAAAACAAAAACCTTGAATGTTGATTTATGGAATGTTTGGGGCAAAATTTTGACTGCTGTACTTATTATTGGGGTAACACAAAATGTTTATTTGGCATTTATCGTTGCCGGAATTCAGATTGTTACCGAACTTATTCTTTGTGATGCAAACCAACGACAAATTCAAGAACTTAATGGGATTCCTGGTGTAACAGTTTCCCACGGTATGATGATTTTCTGTATTTTCTTAATGCCGATTGACTGGTTACTTAAGAAAATTCCAGCACTGAGAAAAGACATGGATGCCAATGCATTAAAAGATAAAATTGGTATTTTTGCAGAAAACCATGTGATGGGCTTTATTATTGGTGGACTGCTAGGAATTGCTGCAGGTTATGATGTAGCGAAAACATTGATGCTGGCTATGCAAGCTGCTGCGGCATTAACACTTTTCCCAATGGTTGCTAAATTATTTATGCAAGCATTATCCCCATTATCTGATGGTATTTCTGAATTCATGAAACGTAAATTTAAAAACCGTGAATTATTCATTGGATTAGATTGGCCGATTTTAGCGGGATGTAGTGAAGTATGGGTGGCAATTGTTCTTATGGTTCCAGTAACACTGATTTTCGCGCTGATTTTACCTGGAAATGGCGTTTTACCATTTGCTGGCATATTAAATATTTCTTTATGTGCACCAGCGTTGATTGTAACAGGTGGGAACTTAATCCGCATGATTATTCTTGGAACGATTACAACACCTATTTTCTTATATGTTTCTACTTTCTTTGCCGGAACGATTACAGATTTAGCTCATTCAACAGGAGCAATTTCTTTAAAAGCTGGACAACAAATCACTTGGAGTACACTTGAGTATCCAGTGTTCCGTTATATTTTTGCAGAAGCAAGTCAGTTCACTATTTTGGGCTTTATTTTTGTCGCAATTTGGGTATTATTACTAGTATTTTATGTGAAGATGATGAAAAAACGGACTATTGAACTAGAAAAAGCTAGCTCTTAA
- a CDS encoding PTS sugar transporter subunit IIB has protein sequence MKKVIVACGSGVATSQTVASKVERILKEKGVRATVEAVDIKSLEQHIKTSDVYVAITKANKEFDIPTLNGIAFLTGMGMEEETEKLLNALK, from the coding sequence GTGAAAAAAGTGATCGTAGCATGTGGATCAGGAGTAGCAACAAGTCAAACAGTCGCATCAAAAGTAGAACGTATTTTAAAAGAAAAAGGCGTGCGTGCAACAGTGGAGGCAGTAGACATTAAATCACTAGAGCAGCATATTAAAACCAGTGATGTGTATGTGGCAATTACAAAAGCAAATAAAGAATTTGATATTCCAACATTAAATGGCATTGCGTTTTTAACTGGCATGGGCATGGAAGAAGAGACGGAAAAATTACTTAATGCCTTAAAATAA
- a CDS encoding PTS sugar transporter subunit IIA: MDYHDLFQKELTLINSSYESQVELFESTSKILEKEQYVEATFREAVTSREAIFPTGLEMNGIKIAIPHTDTIYVKRPFVLVNKLSTPIPFIQMGTTEKWIDVEVIFMLGIKNPKDQVPLLSSIMEKFMEADFVEQIKAMNDSYTLYDFLKKQFGE, from the coding sequence GTGGATTACCATGATTTGTTTCAAAAAGAGTTAACCCTGATAAATTCAAGTTATGAGAGTCAGGTGGAACTTTTTGAAAGTACTAGCAAGATTTTAGAAAAAGAGCAGTATGTAGAGGCGACTTTTAGAGAAGCGGTAACAAGTCGAGAAGCCATTTTTCCTACGGGACTCGAGATGAATGGCATCAAAATCGCAATTCCTCACACAGATACTATTTATGTCAAACGACCTTTTGTGCTTGTAAACAAACTTTCAACACCGATTCCTTTCATTCAAATGGGGACGACAGAAAAGTGGATTGATGTTGAGGTCATTTTCATGTTAGGAATAAAAAATCCCAAAGATCAAGTTCCACTGCTTTCAAGTATCATGGAGAAATTTATGGAAGCGGATTTTGTGGAACAAATAAAAGCAATGAATGATAGCTATACATTATATGATTTTCTAAAAAAACAATTTGGAGAGTGA
- a CDS encoding BglG family transcription antiterminator produces MEQNCKELITYLLLNRQVNLRNVSKNFKVSKEAIGAQITQINHLLKSEPILIDHDMIFVTDVCREACYRLLTAEEQQLFSFYEVNIRRKLIMIKLLLHNHYMSLGALADYVYVSKNTMLTDVKSIKENLHEFEIQLDYSRKDGYAVSGSEFLIRNLLAELIREVVQTPYGKFVLDEKKLITVSEVFLLKKRLEKVESKLQITFTDEQMEELPYILHGIIKRSKVTTKKWTFKIELYDIKNTREFPIMKEMFWGYDFLSENDLLYLSLQVLASNLVESALHFSDSEEIAYAVDEFIALLEMYFATEIMKKNEFKEKVILHVRPAIYRTILGFQINNPLKKQFIKEYTSTFNIVEKASKPFEKLVGHKWSEEEIVYLSMIVLGWMYQIEETEQPIFRAVVLCKSGTSISKLLLENLKMMFPNIDFQGAYAVRQLKTVARDIDFIFTTVPVQSSATIFVIPSILSKDSRQTIREQVDKAIEMDSHKKTKELLAMLKDEIPEENIRLVQAKVESFFNKKEQPVEKKEPEQMRITAEQIHFLETPLKWEKLVSEAFLPLLKRGTVDSGYINTCEEIFYQNYEQMMIGPNIYLPHAKPVNGVIEQDIQLMIIKTDTRTPANEAVKMMIALAPSEQNKHIPLLLKLNEIFLQPEILAELLASTNKKKIVEILERG; encoded by the coding sequence ATGGAACAGAATTGTAAGGAATTAATTACTTATCTGCTCTTGAATCGGCAAGTGAATCTTAGAAATGTTTCCAAGAATTTTAAAGTATCAAAAGAAGCAATCGGCGCACAGATTACACAAATAAACCATCTACTAAAGTCAGAACCAATTTTAATTGACCATGACATGATTTTTGTTACAGATGTATGTAGGGAAGCTTGTTACCGGCTTTTAACGGCAGAAGAACAACAACTGTTTTCATTTTATGAGGTAAATATTCGGCGCAAACTGATTATGATTAAATTATTACTACATAATCATTATATGTCTCTCGGCGCACTTGCGGACTATGTGTACGTAAGTAAAAATACGATGTTAACCGATGTGAAAAGCATTAAGGAAAACTTGCATGAATTTGAAATTCAACTAGATTACTCAAGAAAAGATGGCTATGCAGTTTCCGGTTCAGAATTTCTGATTCGCAACTTACTTGCAGAATTAATTCGTGAAGTTGTTCAAACTCCGTACGGGAAATTTGTCCTTGATGAAAAAAAGCTAATTACAGTGAGTGAGGTCTTTTTACTCAAGAAACGGCTCGAAAAGGTCGAAAGCAAGCTTCAAATTACGTTTACAGATGAGCAGATGGAAGAATTGCCCTATATTCTCCACGGAATAATTAAACGCTCTAAAGTAACAACAAAGAAATGGACATTTAAAATTGAACTATATGACATTAAAAACACCCGCGAATTCCCGATAATGAAAGAAATGTTTTGGGGTTACGATTTTTTAAGTGAAAATGATTTGCTTTATTTATCGTTACAAGTACTTGCTTCAAACCTAGTAGAGTCGGCGCTTCATTTCTCAGACAGTGAAGAAATCGCCTATGCCGTTGATGAGTTCATCGCTTTACTTGAAATGTATTTTGCGACAGAAATCATGAAGAAAAATGAATTTAAAGAAAAAGTGATTTTACATGTCAGACCAGCAATTTACCGAACGATTTTAGGATTTCAAATTAATAATCCACTTAAAAAGCAGTTTATCAAAGAGTACACCTCTACATTCAACATCGTAGAAAAAGCCTCTAAACCTTTTGAAAAATTGGTGGGTCATAAGTGGTCGGAGGAAGAAATCGTGTATCTTTCCATGATTGTTCTTGGATGGATGTACCAGATTGAGGAAACGGAACAGCCGATTTTCCGTGCAGTTGTCCTATGTAAAAGTGGTACATCCATTTCCAAGTTACTACTTGAAAACTTGAAAATGATGTTTCCAAATATCGATTTTCAGGGAGCTTATGCGGTGCGGCAATTAAAAACGGTTGCGCGGGATATTGATTTTATTTTTACGACTGTACCTGTCCAAAGCAGTGCCACCATTTTTGTCATTCCCTCGATATTAAGCAAAGACAGTCGACAAACAATAAGGGAACAAGTTGATAAAGCGATTGAAATGGACAGTCATAAAAAAACAAAAGAACTTCTTGCTATGCTAAAAGATGAAATCCCTGAAGAAAATATTCGATTAGTGCAGGCAAAAGTAGAATCATTTTTTAACAAAAAAGAGCAACCAGTAGAGAAAAAAGAACCAGAGCAAATGCGGATTACAGCGGAGCAAATTCATTTTTTAGAAACACCGCTTAAGTGGGAAAAGTTGGTTTCAGAAGCATTTTTACCATTGTTAAAACGAGGAACGGTGGATTCCGGTTATATTAATACTTGTGAAGAAATATTCTATCAAAACTATGAGCAAATGATGATCGGACCGAATATTTACTTACCACATGCTAAACCTGTGAATGGAGTAATAGAGCAAGATATTCAGTTGATGATAATAAAAACAGACACAAGAACACCAGCGAATGAAGCAGTTAAAATGATGATTGCACTCGCTCCATCTGAACAAAACAAGCATATACCATTATTACTAAAGTTGAACGAAATTTTCTTACAGCCAGAAATATTAGCGGAACTTCTCGCTTCTACTAACAAAAAGAAAATCGTTGAAATCCTTGAAAGGGGGTGA